Genomic segment of Steroidobacter denitrificans:
CGGCGATCCGCAGTGAGCGTCCCAAGGTCGTATTCGCCCCCCATGTGGAGACTGCCAGCGGCATCCTGTTGAGCGATGAATACCTGCGCACGATCGGTGCTGCGGCGCGCGAAGTCGGCGCTCTGTTCGTGCTGGATTGCATTGCTTCCGGGGCGCTCTGGGTCGATATGCGGGCGACCGGCGTCGATGTGCTGATCTCGGCGCCGCAGAAAGGCTGGAGCAGTACGCCATGCTGCGCGATGGTCATGCTTGGCGAGCGGGCACGCGCGGCGATCGAGGACACTCGCAGCTCGAGCTTCGCCTGCGATCTCAAGAAATGGATGCAGATTTCGGCGGGCTATGAGCAAGGTCAGCATGCCTACCACGCAACCATGCCCACCGATGCACTGATGCAACTGCGCGATGTCATGCTGGAAACCCGTGTATACGGCTTCGAGAAAGTGCGCGCGGAACAGCTCGAACTAGGCGTTAAGGTGCGCGCTCTGCTTGAATCCCGCGGCTTTCCGAGCGTCGCTGCGGAAGGTTGGCAGGCACCAGGAGTGGTGGTCGGTTACACCACCGATCCGGACATCCAAAGCGGTAGAAAATTTATCGAGGCGGGCCTGCAGACCGCTGCCGGGGTACCGCTGCAATGCGGGGAAGGCACGGATTTCCGGACGTTCCGTATCGGTTTGTTCGGCTTGGATAAGTGGCACGATGTGGATGGTACGGTGGGCCGGCTGGCGGCGGCGCTGGATACAATGGGCATTCCGGCAATCGATGCCGGGGACACGCGCGCCTGCCTATAAGATCGCAACCGCTCGGTCAGGAGGGGCAAGCTTGATGCCGGCCACCGTTCAGGGAATCAGCTTCGCCGCTCTGGTCGTTCTCGTGACAGCGGCTTTCGCCTGGCTGCTGCTGCCCTTCTACGGCGCAGTGTTGTGGGCGGTCATTCTGGCGATCCTGTTCAATCCTCTGCAACGCGGGTTGGTCCGCCGGCTGGGTGGCCGACGCACCGCTGCGGCGGCTGTCAGCGTGCTGGCCAGCGTCTGCGTCGTGGTCATCCCGGCATCGCTGATTCTCGCCTCGCTCGCCCGGGAAGCGGCTGGTTTTTATCATCGCATCAGCACGCGGGAATTCGATCCTGCGGCGATCGTGGCGCAGATTCATGCCGCCTTGCCTGCTTTCCTCCTGGAAGCACTCTCGGCCATCGGACTGGGAGATTTTGCCGCTATCCAGTCCCGCCTCACGTCGTTTCTTGCCCAGGCCGCCGAGTTCATCGCCACCAGAGCGGTGAGCATCGGACAAAGTACAGCACAGCTTCTCATCAGCCTTGGCGTCATGTTGTATGTGCTCTTTTTCCTGTTCCGCGACGGCGCTGGATTGGCGATCACGATCCGCAAGGCCAGCCCGCTCAGCGAGCGTCATACGGAACATCTCATGAGAAAGTTCGCCGAGGTCGTGAAAGCGGCGGTCAAGGGCAATGTCATCATCGCGGTGATGCAGGGCGCGATCGGCGGCGTGACATTCTGGCTGCTCAGTATCCAGGCCGCGCTCCTGTGGGGCGTGGTGATGGCGGTACTATCGCTCCTGCCGGCGGTCGGCGCCTTTCTAGTCTGGGCACCCGTTGCTTTCTATCTGCTGCTGTCGGGCGACTATCTGCGCGGCGTGACTTTGCTGGCGGTCGGGATACTCGTCATCAGCATGATCGACAATCTGCTGCGGCCGTCCTTGGTAGGTAAGGGCATTCGCTTGCCGGACTATGTGGTTCTCGTCTCTACGCTCGGCGGCCTGTCGCTGTTCGGCATGAACGGATTCGTCATCGGTCCGCTGATCGCGGCGCTGTTCGTCGCCGTCTGGTCCTTGTTCACGGACGAGCGGTTGCATGATCGCGACAGCGACACGCTGCAGGTTGAAGAGTCTGCGCAGCCGCGTCCCGCTCATGGTGTTCCGCAGCGATGCATAAAAAGGAAAATGCATCGCGAGATAGGGCCATGAGCGGGGTTGTCTGCATATGACGCTGCCGCCGGTGATGTATCGCAAACGCTTCGGTCAAGCAGCGGTTCGGATATCAGGGATCATGCAATGCAGCAGTGGATTTTTCTTTCGGCAGCCATCCTCAGCGAACTCATCGCGACATTGAACCTGAAGGCCTCCGCGGGCTTCTCCCGCTTATGGCCGTCGCTCATCGTCATTGCCGGGTATGCGACCGCCTTTTATTTCTTGTCGCTTACCTTGAAGACCATACCGGTTGGCGTGGCCTATGCCATCTGGTCCGGCGCCGGAGTCGCTCTGATCGCTTTGGCAGCCTGGATCTTTTTTGGGCAGGCCCTGGATGTTCCGGCAGTCATCGGACTGTCGCTCATCGTTGCCGGCGTCATCGTTCTCAACGTATTTTCCAAGGTGACTTCTCATTCATGAACTGTCCGGTGCCCTCGTTAAACCCCGCGTTGAGCGCGAGGATTCGAGGAAATCGCGAATTTCTCATGCATGAATCACCGCCTCCCGTGCCAGCGGACACAGACGCCAGGGACATAGGTATCAGAGGCTAGGTTCCAGAGGTATAGACGCCGGCGTATCCCGCTCATGAATCCTCTACAGCATTGCATCAAAAAAATGCATTGCTGTAGAGGATTCATGAGCGGGATTGTCCGTATATGACGCTGTGCGGTATCCAAGGATTTCGCGTCTGCAGCGAGCCTATACCCGAAATTGCGTTCGAGCCTATACCCGAACCTATGCCATGGCGTCTTCTATTTTCCGCGTCTCGCCGGTTTGTCCGCACGGGCGGATGCGTGCGATCTTGACGCTGTTGTCGGAGGTCTGCAGGATCTCTACGGACAGATCTCCCAGTATCAGGCTTGTGCCGGGTTCGGGAATCGTTTCCAGATATTCCAGGATCAGTCCGTTCAAGGTGCGCGGACCGTTCGTCGGCAGACTCCAGCCCAGCGTGCGATTGAGGACGCGCGTATGCACGGCTGCGTTGACCACATAACTGCCATCGCTGTCGCGGTGGACGTCCTGGTGCAGAGTCGTCGGTGCGCTGGTGAATTCCCCGACGATCTCCTCGAAGATGTCTTCCAGAGTGACCAGGCCCTGGATGTCGCCGTATTCGTCCACGACCAGGGCGATGCGTCGCCGATCGCGTTGAAAATTCAGCAATTGTACGTTCAGGGCGGTGGCCTCGGGAACGAAATAGGCTTCTCGCTCGCGCGCCAGGGTCGCGAGGGCTTCGCGGCCGAAATCTCCACGCACCAGGGCATGTGCGACTTTTTTCATGTGCAGTATGCCGAGCACCTGGTCGATGTCGCCGTTGCATACCGGTAGACGCGTATGCGGCGTCGTACGCAATTGATCGAGTATCGTATCCCAGTCGTCGCTGATGTCGATCCACGCGATTTCGCTGCGGGGAATCATGATGTCGTTGACGCTGATGCTCTCCAGATCCTGCAGGCGGCCGGCCAGCCCTTCACGGTGCTTCTGCGCCAACGCAGGATCGTGAAAGCGCCGCTGTGGTCCGGCCGTGCGCGCCTGCCGCGTTCCCAGCGAGTAGCCGGCATACGCAGCGGCCCCCGTGACGATGACCATGAGTGCCGCGGCGAGCGGAAACTCAACTGAAATGAACGTGTTCAATAACCCGCACTCAATCCACGTGATCCCATGCGCTCGATCCGGCGGCCTAGGTCCAATGGCGGCCCAGGATGGATTCCAGTACGATTTTAGAGCCGAAATAGGCCAATCCCAGCAGCGCGAATCCCCCCAAGGTCCAACTCGTCGCGACACGTCCGCGCCAGCCGAAACGCCAGCGTCCGAACAGCACTACGGCAAAGATGATCCACGCCACGCAGGACAGCACTGTTTTATGGAACAGATGCTGCGCAAACAAGTCGCTGACGAAAATGAAGCCGCTGAACAACGCCAGAGTAAGCACCGCAAAGCCTGCTCCGAGCGCCTGAAACGTGCCGCCCTCGAGCGCCTCCAGGGAGGGTACCGCCCGCAGCCATCCCAGCGGGCGGCGATGGCGCAGGCGCCGGTCCAGCAGAGCCAGGGTGACCGCCAGCACAGCGGCGATCATGATGAGTGCGTAAGCCACTGTGGACAGCGCGATATGCGCGGCGATTTCCCAGTTTTGGCGTGTCAGCGCATAACCGCCCGAACCTTCGGTGGTGGCCATCGCGACGACGCCGGTCACGGCCATGAGTACCGCGCCGATACTGGCGAAGCGCGGCCTCAGCCAGGAGAGCACCAGGGCAATGAGACCCATGGGCCAGCCGATCAGTGAGGCGGTTTCGGTCGTGGTGAACGATATCGCCGGTTTGGCGAACAGCCCCTGGCGCAGCAATACGGCATGTAGAATCAGCGCCGTTGCGCCCAGTGCCAGTCCGGCGACACGCCGCCCGCCCGCCCGCGGTGCATCGGGATGAAAGGCACTCGACACCAGCCACGCTGCGCAAGCCAGGTAGCAGGCGAGAACGACGATGGACAGCACGGACAAATCAGTGCTCGCTCGCGGGACTAAAGACCAAAGGCTACCTGATTTATGCTACAGCGGTTAGCCGGTGGTTGAAATATCGCGAACCAGGACCAGGTCCGGGACGGAGGCCAGTGCCGGCGCCGGGACCCGGCGGCGCCTGCGTTGGGACGAGTCAGGACCAGAACGAGGCGGTCCTTGCCCGGGACGAGACCGGAGCATGAGCGTCCGGCAGATCGTACACTAGGGGGTCGGAGCCGGCGTTCGCGGTATCGATAGTCTGCAGTCAGCGGCTAAGGCCAGGGAGCAAGACTGGCCAGCCGCCGGATCGGTACCGGTGTTTTATTCGCTTTGCGGAGACCTCGCGGCAGAGGGCCTCCCGACTGGTTTCCGCGGTCACGGGAAACCTTTGGAGATCGCCATGTTCGACAAACTCAGCGAGCGCCTGCAAGGCGTGATGGAAAGCCTGCGCGGGCGCGGGCGCCTGACGGATGAAAATATCAGCGATACCTTGCGCCAGGTGCGCATGGCGTTGCTGGAGGCGGATGTCGCCCTGCCGGTGGTGAAGACATTCGTCGAGTCGATCCGGACCAAGGTGGTCGGCCAGGAGATCGACAAGAGCCTGACGCCGGGGCAGACCCTGATTCGCATCATCAACGACGAGTTGATTGCCCTGATGGGGGCAGGGGTGCGGCCCTTGAATCTTCGGGCGCAGCCGCCGGTCGTCATTCTGCTGGCGGGTCTGCAGGGTGCGGGCAAGACCACCTCCGCAGCGAAACTGGCGAAATGGCTCAAGGACCACGAGCGCAAGCGGGTGCTGCTGGCCAGTACCGATGTCTACCGGCCTGCTGCGATCCTGCAACTGGAGCGGCTGGCGACGCAGTTGGGGATCGGCTTTTATCCCTCGGACCCGTCCAAGCCGGCACTGACCCTGGCGCGCGAGGCGCTGCAGGAAGCACGCCGCTCGCTGTACGAGGTCCTGATCGTGGATACCGCGGGCCGGTTGCACGTCGATGCGGAAATGATGGCCGAAATTCGCGCGATCAGTGCTGAAGTCATGCCCACCGAGACCTTGTTCGTCGTGGACAGCATGGCCGGCCAGGATGCGGTCAACGCGGCGCGCGCCTTCGGCGAGGCGCTGAGCCTGACGGGCGTGGTGTTGACCAAGACCGATGGCGATGCCCGCGGCGGGGCTGCCTTGTCGGTGCGCCAGATCACCGGCCAGCCGATTCTGTTCATGGGTACGGGCGAAAAGACCGATGCCCTGGAGCCGTTCCACGCTGAACGGGTCGTCTCGCGCATGCTGGGCATGGGCGACGTGCTGTCGCTGGTGGAGAGCGTGAGCCGCAATGTGGATCGCGAACAGGCGGAAAAACTGGCGCGCAAGCTCAAAAAAGGCAAGGGATTCGACCTGGAGGATCTGCACGAGCAATTGTTGCAGGTACAGAAAATGGGCGGCCTGAGCGCCCTGATGGACAAGCTGCCGGCGCAATTTGCCGGCAAGGCCGCCGCGGCGCCGCAGGCGAACGACAAGGAAGTCCGGCGCCAGGTTGCCGTCATTCGCTCCATGACCCCGGGCGAGCGCCGCTATCCGAAAACCATCGATGCATCGCGCAAGCGCCGTATCGCAGCCGGCTCGGGGGTGCCGGTATCGGAGGTCAACCGGTTGCTCAAGAGCCACATGCAGATGCAAAAAATGATGAAAATGATGGGCAAGGGCGGTGGACTGGGCAAAATGATGCGGGCCTTCGGCGGCGGCCGCTTTCCCATGGGTTGAGTCTGCCGCGGGTCATCGACCGAGCCTGTAGCGGGACGGCTCGTTTTTGAGTAATATTCGCGCCCTTTTCCGGGAGATGGCTTCCCGGGCTATCCGGCTACCCGGCATTTTCGAGGCTTCCAGTTCTATGGTTACGATTCGACTTACCCGTCGCGGCGCGAAGAAGGCTCCGTTCTATCACGTCGTGGTCACGGACAGCCGCAAGCGCCAGGGCGGCGCCACACTGGAGCAGGTGGGTTTTTTCAATCCTCTGCCGGCCGGCAAGGAGCGCCGCCTGGAACTGAAGTTGGACCGCATCGATTATTGGCTGGGTCTGGGTGCCAAGCCCTCCGAGCGTGTGGCGGAACTGGTCAGGAAGCATCGTCGCGAAGCGATCGCGGCCTGAGCGCGGCGCGCGACGGCGGGCGCCGGCTGTCCGCGCAGAGGTTGGAGTGACTCCGGCCGGCAAGGCTTGTTCCAGCGAGATCCTTTACGGCAAGGACGGGCCGGGCAGGGATGATTCAGGCAAGGATGATTCAGGCAAGGACGGGCCGGGTCATGAGAACTTGGATCGGGACTC
This window contains:
- a CDS encoding pyridoxal-phosphate-dependent aminotransferase family protein; translated protein: MPGLLPDVDPDGLLEFSVVYTDRSLNHMSKRFVAAMQDILKTLKDVYGASTAVIVPGSGTFGMEAVARQFANARKVLIVRNGWFSYRWSQIFDAGALGGAAIVCQARKQGDGPQSPWTPCPAEEVAAAIRSERPKVVFAPHVETASGILLSDEYLRTIGAAAREVGALFVLDCIASGALWVDMRATGVDVLISAPQKGWSSTPCCAMVMLGERARAAIEDTRSSSFACDLKKWMQISAGYEQGQHAYHATMPTDALMQLRDVMLETRVYGFEKVRAEQLELGVKVRALLESRGFPSVAAEGWQAPGVVVGYTTDPDIQSGRKFIEAGLQTAAGVPLQCGEGTDFRTFRIGLFGLDKWHDVDGTVGRLAAALDTMGIPAIDAGDTRACL
- a CDS encoding AI-2E family transporter, translating into MPATVQGISFAALVVLVTAAFAWLLLPFYGAVLWAVILAILFNPLQRGLVRRLGGRRTAAAAVSVLASVCVVVIPASLILASLAREAAGFYHRISTREFDPAAIVAQIHAALPAFLLEALSAIGLGDFAAIQSRLTSFLAQAAEFIATRAVSIGQSTAQLLISLGVMLYVLFFLFRDGAGLAITIRKASPLSERHTEHLMRKFAEVVKAAVKGNVIIAVMQGAIGGVTFWLLSIQAALLWGVVMAVLSLLPAVGAFLVWAPVAFYLLLSGDYLRGVTLLAVGILVISMIDNLLRPSLVGKGIRLPDYVVLVSTLGGLSLFGMNGFVIGPLIAALFVAVWSLFTDERLHDRDSDTLQVEESAQPRPAHGVPQRCIKRKMHREIGP
- a CDS encoding SMR family transporter, whose product is MQQWIFLSAAILSELIATLNLKASAGFSRLWPSLIVIAGYATAFYFLSLTLKTIPVGVAYAIWSGAGVALIALAAWIFFGQALDVPAVIGLSLIVAGVIVLNVFSKVTSHS
- a CDS encoding transporter associated domain-containing protein, yielding MNTFISVEFPLAAALMVIVTGAAAYAGYSLGTRQARTAGPQRRFHDPALAQKHREGLAGRLQDLESISVNDIMIPRSEIAWIDISDDWDTILDQLRTTPHTRLPVCNGDIDQVLGILHMKKVAHALVRGDFGREALATLAREREAYFVPEATALNVQLLNFQRDRRRIALVVDEYGDIQGLVTLEDIFEEIVGEFTSAPTTLHQDVHRDSDGSYVVNAAVHTRVLNRTLGWSLPTNGPRTLNGLILEYLETIPEPGTSLILGDLSVEILQTSDNSVKIARIRPCGQTGETRKIEDAMA
- a CDS encoding cytochrome C assembly family protein translates to MLSIVVLACYLACAAWLVSSAFHPDAPRAGGRRVAGLALGATALILHAVLLRQGLFAKPAISFTTTETASLIGWPMGLIALVLSWLRPRFASIGAVLMAVTGVVAMATTEGSGGYALTRQNWEIAAHIALSTVAYALIMIAAVLAVTLALLDRRLRHRRPLGWLRAVPSLEALEGGTFQALGAGFAVLTLALFSGFIFVSDLFAQHLFHKTVLSCVAWIIFAVVLFGRWRFGWRGRVATSWTLGGFALLGLAYFGSKIVLESILGRHWT
- the ffh gene encoding signal recognition particle protein, which codes for MFDKLSERLQGVMESLRGRGRLTDENISDTLRQVRMALLEADVALPVVKTFVESIRTKVVGQEIDKSLTPGQTLIRIINDELIALMGAGVRPLNLRAQPPVVILLAGLQGAGKTTSAAKLAKWLKDHERKRVLLASTDVYRPAAILQLERLATQLGIGFYPSDPSKPALTLAREALQEARRSLYEVLIVDTAGRLHVDAEMMAEIRAISAEVMPTETLFVVDSMAGQDAVNAARAFGEALSLTGVVLTKTDGDARGGAALSVRQITGQPILFMGTGEKTDALEPFHAERVVSRMLGMGDVLSLVESVSRNVDREQAEKLARKLKKGKGFDLEDLHEQLLQVQKMGGLSALMDKLPAQFAGKAAAAPQANDKEVRRQVAVIRSMTPGERRYPKTIDASRKRRIAAGSGVPVSEVNRLLKSHMQMQKMMKMMGKGGGLGKMMRAFGGGRFPMG
- the rpsP gene encoding 30S ribosomal protein S16, whose product is MVTIRLTRRGAKKAPFYHVVVTDSRKRQGGATLEQVGFFNPLPAGKERRLELKLDRIDYWLGLGAKPSERVAELVRKHRREAIAA